TTTATTGAAAGCCTTGGGTTTGGGAGAGCTGGCCGGGGAACCGGTGCTGCTGTGTCTCCCCCGTCAGGCGGTCAATGTCCGGCTATTTGATTTACCCTCCGGGGATCCGCAGGAGATCGCCGATATGGTCGACCTTCAGATTGCCAGGCAAACGCCATACTCCCGTGATGAAATTGTTTTTGATTACCGGGTGTTCCGCTCTGAAAAAGATGGCTATACCCGCATTATGCTTGTGATTGCCCAGACCGGGGTGGTGCGCCAGAAATACCGGTTGCTGGAGGATGCGGGGTTGGCTGTCAGTTTAGTGACGACCGTAACGGATGGCTGGTTGGCCGCGCTTCAGGAGGGAAAACTGGCGTATTCCCAGCGGGCGGCCGGCGCTACGGCCTTCCTTGATGTCGATATGGCGTCCAGTGATCTGGTGGTTTTGAATCAAGGCGTGCCATTGTTCAGTCGTAGTCTATCGGTGGGGACGAGTCAGTGGTTGGGCGGCGATGAGCGCCTGAGGGACAAGGCGGTTCAGGAGATCACCATGGCCCTTGAAACCTTCAGGAATGAGGTGCCATCGATCCCGGTAGTTGCGCTGGCATTAACCCCGCTGGCGGCCGCGAATCCAGTCTTTGTCAAGTTGCTGGAATCGGCGTTGGGGCTTGAAATTATTCCTGCCGTGATGCCTGCCATGGAGGGGCTGGGGATGGACTCTGAGGCTGGCGCTGTCTCTTTGGCGGGCATTCTCGGGGCGGCCTCGGCCCCCGGGATGCTGCAGATCGATTTGACGCCTGAATCTGTGCGGTTGAGGAAATCGGTGATGATTAAGGCGCGTCAGCTGACGGTGATGGCGATGCTGACCATTGCCGCAGTCTGTCTTTTGTCACTATTTGTGATGAGTCGCATCAATCGCCAGCAGGAGTATCTGGATGAGTTGAATGTGATGATCGGGAAAACGACGGCCGATGCGGATCGTGTTGAGGCGATGCGCAGGAAGGTGGTTTTGGTATCCGAACGAATGGCGATCAATATGATCCCCGCCCGGGCATTGGTTGAGCTTCTCGGGCTGGCTCCGGATACGATGGCGTTCACCTCCATCCAGATATCCGCGGCATCGCAGCTGGTTTGCCGGGGAACAGCTGAAACCGTTTCTGACACGGTCCGGCTGGTTAATTCAATGGAAGCGTCTACGCTGTTTCAAAACGTCAAAAGTACGCGAACGGTTTCGGGAAAAGATCGAACCGAATTTGAGATCGCCTGTGATTTGGAGAGAAAAAGACCATGATCGCTCTAAAATCAATACTGCCCAAGGGTAAAGACGGCTGGATCGTCGTGGCGGGCACGGTTTTTGTGATGTTGCTGTTATCTGGCATCGCGCTAGGTCCGGTTCGTAATAAGTTTCATGCGATGGAAGGTGAGGTTTCGGCCCAGGAGAAGAAGTTGGCGAGAAATTTAAGGATCCTTGCGCCATCGGCCCGCAAGGCGGTTGAAGATGAGTATCGGCAGTATGGCCTGCGGATTCAGAAAAAAGGATCATCGGACGAGGAAAATTCACAAATGCTGGCTGAGTTAGACCGCCTGGCGGGGGAAAGCAAATTGACGCTACTTGCCACGAAGCCTCAGAAAACAAAGGTGGAGCCTGATTTTGAAACGTATGTGGTTGAAATTGAGGTTGAGGCCGAGATGCCGGCATTAATGGGGTTTGTGTATGGAATCGAGAGTTCTGCTCAGATATTGAGGGTTGATCGTTTGGTCATAGACTCGAAAGACGGGGGCTCGGCGATGGTGAAGGGCTCACTGACAGTGTCAAAAATCGTCACGCTCTGAATCCTATAAAAAAAGATGCTAATATGATTGTAACCATCCGCAAAATGTGGCACTATTTCAGGTATTGAGGTAGGGAGAATTTATTTTTTTCAGTCATAAAATTTCCGGGGGGGTTGAAATGAAGAAAAATTTAGCGGTTTGGCTTGCTAGTGCGTTGGCGTTTCTATGTGCGACAGTGACGGCTAATGCTACGTATGTTTCTGATAATTTTGAGACCCGGCCTCGTGGGGCTCTAGTAGATCCATTGAATGGTTGGGTGACTCCTGATGGAGTGGTTGTCACAAACGACACTCGGATTGCAGGAACTAATTCGTTATATATCCCCATCCTTTCGACCATTTCAAACAACACGGCGGGAGCATCAAACCAGGTTTGGACTGATTTTTATACAATTCCTCGTCCATTTGTTTCAGATAGCGGGACCGCGCCTGCTATAGACACGAATGCAACCGCCCAGTTTTTTGTGAATTCCAATGGACTTTGGGTGACAATTTCTGGCAATGGGCCTAGTGCTACCAAAACAACGGTTTGCTACACAGTTTATGGCGGCGGCGTATATCCTACAGCTACTCTGAATTCGGCATATTGTCATGTTAGTGTGCTTCATGATTA
This region of bacterium genomic DNA includes:
- the pilM gene encoding pilus assembly protein PilM, translating into MKSDLKFSVSGAVVAIEPGNEWFKLVEVTRNHGAVKVKRVVVRRAAEVEPLAGPNLLKALGLGELAGEPVLLCLPRQAVNVRLFDLPSGDPQEIADMVDLQIARQTPYSRDEIVFDYRVFRSEKDGYTRIMLVIAQTGVVRQKYRLLEDAGLAVSLVTTVTDGWLAALQEGKLAYSQRAAGATAFLDVDMASSDLVVLNQGVPLFSRSLSVGTSQWLGGDERLRDKAVQEITMALETFRNEVPSIPVVALALTPLAAANPVFVKLLESALGLEIIPAVMPAMEGLGMDSEAGAVSLAGILGAASAPGMLQIDLTPESVRLRKSVMIKARQLTVMAMLTIAAVCLLSLFVMSRINRQQEYLDELNVMIGKTTADADRVEAMRRKVVLVSERMAINMIPARALVELLGLAPDTMAFTSIQISAASQLVCRGTAETVSDTVRLVNSMEASTLFQNVKSTRTVSGKDRTEFEIACDLERKRP
- a CDS encoding GspMb/PilO family protein; the encoded protein is MIALKSILPKGKDGWIVVAGTVFVMLLLSGIALGPVRNKFHAMEGEVSAQEKKLARNLRILAPSARKAVEDEYRQYGLRIQKKGSSDEENSQMLAELDRLAGESKLTLLATKPQKTKVEPDFETYVVEIEVEAEMPALMGFVYGIESSAQILRVDRLVIDSKDGGSAMVKGSLTVSKIVTL